DNA from Rhodothermales bacterium:
ATTCGGCCGTAGTAGCGTGGCGCAACATGGGGTCAAAGATCGTCGCCAGCAACTTCGGTGGGATAGGAACGCCGGCGTTGTGCACGCTCAACACTACCGACTCTGCTTCAGAGGTAACCGACAGTTCGACCGGTCCGTCGGCCGAGCCGTGCTGCAGCGCGTTGCCTATCAGGTTAAAAACGACCTATTGGAGCCGCATGACGTCCCACAGGCCGGTGAGGTCCCCTTCGTGGCGAAAACGTATCGTGCGCTGCGGGTGCATCAGGTGAAATCCGTTGAGCACTTCGTGGCAAAGCTTTTCCAGATCGACCGGCCCGCGCGTCAGCCACATCTCGTTGCCCAGGCCCGTCGATGCGAAGTCGATCATGTCGTTGATCAACAGGGAGATGTCCCGCGTGTAGGTCTCGATCACCGCGAGCGTCTTAGCAGACTCCGAGCTCGGGTCTTCAGCCTGCAAGCCAAGACGCGCGGCCATGCGGATGCAGTTCAGCGGGTTGCGCAGATCGTGGCTGAGGATGGCGAGGAACATGCGTCGCGACTTGTCGACGCGCCTGGTGTAACTGCCGACGGCAATGGCCAGCGATTGGTCCATCGACTCGTTGAAGTGGATGATGTCGGCGATGTCGTAGGCAGTAGGATGGGGGAGGCTCCCCCGCCACTGGCGCAACACGCTGGCGCGCAGGGAGCGGTATTCGGAAACGACCTCCACGATATCGAAGCCCGAGCCAATGCGCCCCAAGCCGTGTAGGGCGGAGGCATCGTCGAGGCCGTCGCTGGCCTCGCCCCCGGCGCCGCCATGGCCTTTGGACTTGCTCGACTGCTCAGAAACGCTCTGTGTGGCAGCCATGTCCCGCACGGTGGCGCGAAGGATCATTTCGGCGTCGCCTCGAAGGGCGAGCCTGGTCATGGTCTTCCCGGGCTCGAGGCTACGGGCAAAGGATTCCCATTCCATCAGGATGGGCTCGATGTTGGTAAGTATAAAGTGTGCCAGTTCCATCTCTTCCTCGTTTCGACGCCGTCAAGACCAGCGCGAGATTACCCGTTAATATAAGGCGCTTCGCCCCATACTTCGGGCACAACCCGTCACAACGAAAGCAAAAACCACGTTCAATTCTTCAGAATTTCCCCCAGACGCATCCGCTTTAGCGTCCCGGGTGA
Protein-coding regions in this window:
- a CDS encoding histidine kinase dimerization/phospho-acceptor domain-containing protein, whose protein sequence is MELAHFILTNIEPILMEWESFARSLEPGKTMTRLALRGDAEMILRATVRDMAATQSVSEQSSKSKGHGGAGGEASDGLDDASALHGLGRIGSGFDIVEVVSEYRSLRASVLRQWRGSLPHPTAYDIADIIHFNESMDQSLAIAVGSYTRRVDKSRRMFLAILSHDLRNPLNCIRMAARLGLQAEDPSSESAKTLAVIETYTRDISLLINDMIDFASTGLGNEMWLTRGPVDLEKLCHEVLNGFHLMHPQRTIRFRHEGDLTGLWDVMRLQ